One part of the Mesorhizobium sp. M4B.F.Ca.ET.058.02.1.1 genome encodes these proteins:
- the ilvD gene encoding dihydroxy-acid dehydratase yields the protein MPAYRSRTTTHGRNMAGARGLWRATGMKDSDFGKPIIAVVNSFTQFVPGHVHLKDLGQLVAREIEKAGGVAKEFNTIAVDDGIAMGHDGMLYSLPSRELIADSVEYMVNAHCADAMVCISNCDKITPGMLMASLRLNIPTVFVSGGPMEAGKVVLAGKAQALDLVDAMVAAADDKISDEDVKVIERSACPTCGSCSGMFTANSMNCLTEALGLSLPGNGSTLATHADRKRLFVEAGHLVVDLAQRYYEQDDESALPRSIASKGAFENAMALDIAMGGSTNTVLHILAAAYEGDVDFTMEDIDRLSRKVPVLCKVAPAKSDVHMEDVHRAGGIMAILGQLDRAGLINRDLPTVHTATLGEALDHWDISRTSAANVRDFFLAAPGGVPTQVAFSQDRRWDELDLDREKGVIRSAETPFSKDGGLAVLKGNLALDGCIVKTAGVDESILKFTGPARVFESQDASVKAILGNEIKAGDVVVIRYEGPRGGPGMQEMLYPTSYLKSKRLGKACALITDGRFSGGTSGLSIGHVSPEAAEGGAIGLVRDGDRIEIDIPNRTIRLAISDAELDARRAAMAAKGADAWKPEEKRKRKVTTALRAYAAFATSADKGAVRVVPE from the coding sequence ATGCCCGCCTATCGTTCCCGCACCACCACCCATGGCCGCAACATGGCCGGCGCCCGCGGCCTGTGGCGCGCCACCGGCATGAAGGACAGTGATTTCGGCAAGCCGATCATCGCCGTGGTCAACTCCTTTACCCAGTTCGTGCCAGGCCATGTCCATCTGAAGGACCTCGGTCAGCTGGTCGCGCGCGAGATCGAGAAGGCAGGCGGCGTCGCCAAGGAATTCAACACCATCGCCGTCGATGACGGCATCGCCATGGGCCATGACGGCATGCTTTATTCGCTGCCGTCGCGCGAGCTGATCGCCGACTCCGTCGAATACATGGTCAACGCGCACTGCGCCGACGCCATGGTCTGCATCTCCAATTGCGACAAGATCACCCCCGGCATGCTGATGGCCTCGCTGCGCCTCAATATCCCGACCGTCTTCGTCTCCGGCGGGCCGATGGAAGCCGGCAAGGTGGTGCTGGCCGGCAAGGCACAGGCGCTCGACCTCGTCGACGCCATGGTCGCGGCCGCCGACGACAAGATCTCCGACGAGGACGTCAAGGTCATCGAGCGCTCGGCCTGTCCGACCTGCGGCTCCTGCTCCGGCATGTTCACCGCCAATTCGATGAACTGCCTGACCGAGGCGCTCGGCCTGTCGCTGCCCGGCAACGGCTCGACGCTCGCCACCCACGCCGACCGCAAGCGCCTGTTCGTCGAGGCCGGCCATCTGGTCGTCGATCTCGCCCAGCGCTACTACGAGCAGGACGACGAAAGCGCGCTGCCGCGCAGCATCGCTTCCAAGGGCGCGTTCGAGAACGCCATGGCGCTCGACATCGCCATGGGTGGCTCGACCAACACGGTGCTCCACATCCTCGCCGCCGCGTATGAGGGCGACGTCGACTTCACCATGGAAGACATCGACCGCCTGTCGCGCAAGGTGCCGGTGCTCTGCAAGGTGGCGCCCGCCAAGTCCGACGTGCACATGGAGGACGTCCATCGCGCCGGCGGCATCATGGCCATCCTCGGCCAGCTCGACCGCGCAGGGCTGATCAACCGCGATCTGCCGACGGTCCACACCGCGACGCTCGGCGAAGCGCTCGACCATTGGGACATTTCCCGCACCTCCGCTGCGAACGTGCGCGATTTCTTCCTCGCCGCTCCCGGCGGTGTGCCGACGCAGGTCGCCTTCAGCCAGGACCGCCGCTGGGACGAGCTCGACCTTGATCGCGAGAAGGGCGTCATCCGCTCGGCTGAGACGCCTTTCTCCAAGGACGGCGGCCTTGCCGTGCTGAAAGGCAATCTGGCCCTCGACGGCTGCATCGTGAAGACCGCCGGCGTCGATGAATCGATCCTGAAATTCACCGGTCCGGCCCGGGTCTTTGAGAGCCAGGATGCCTCGGTCAAGGCGATCCTCGGCAATGAGATCAAGGCGGGCGATGTCGTCGTCATCCGTTATGAGGGGCCGCGCGGCGGACCCGGCATGCAGGAAATGCTCTACCCGACCAGCTACCTGAAGTCGAAACGCCTCGGCAAGGCTTGCGCGCTGATCACCGACGGCCGCTTCTCGGGCGGCACGTCGGGTCTGTCGATCGGCCATGTCTCGCCGGAAGCCGCTGAAGGCGGCGCGATCGGCCTGGTCCGGGACGGCGACAGGATCGAGATCGACATCCCCAACCGCACCATCCGCCTTGCCATCAGCGACGCCGAGCTCGACGCCCGCCGCGCGGCGATGGCGGCAAAAGGCGCGGATGCCTGGAAGCCGGAGGAAAAGCGCAAGCGCAAGGTGACGACCGCGCTGCGTGCCTACGCCGCCTTCGCCACCAGCGCCGACAAGGGGGCGGTGCGGGTCGTGCCGGAGTGA
- a CDS encoding VOC family protein yields the protein MQKITTCLWFDGQAEEAMNHYVSIFKNSKVLSVMRWPEGHADEGKVLLTTFELDGVPFQALNGGPYFKFNEAISQSIDCKTQEEVDYFWERLTEGGEPGQCSWLKDKFGVSWQVVPEQLPRLLQDPDRAKAGRVMSAMMQMGKIDIAKIEAAARG from the coding sequence ATGCAAAAGATCACCACCTGCCTGTGGTTCGACGGCCAGGCCGAAGAGGCGATGAACCACTACGTCTCCATCTTCAAGAATTCAAAGGTGCTGAGCGTTATGCGTTGGCCCGAGGGGCACGCAGATGAGGGCAAAGTGCTGTTGACCACGTTCGAGCTCGACGGCGTGCCGTTCCAGGCGCTCAATGGCGGCCCCTACTTCAAGTTCAACGAGGCGATCTCGCAGTCGATCGACTGCAAGACGCAGGAAGAGGTCGACTATTTCTGGGAGAGACTCACCGAGGGCGGCGAGCCCGGCCAATGCAGCTGGCTAAAAGACAAGTTCGGAGTGTCCTGGCAGGTCGTGCCGGAGCAGTTGCCGCGGCTGCTTCAGGATCCGGACAGGGCCAAGGCCGGCCGTGTAATGTCGGCGATGATGCAGATGGGCAAGATCGACATCGCCAAGATCGAAGCGGCAGCCAGGGGCTGA
- a CDS encoding glycosyltransferase, which produces MTIKDFARRVVRYVRRAVLSRRQQMQGVLGIEWEHRHLQALAELAGVFDPEWYLTAHKDVAMSGIDPFAHYMNHGWRERRKPANGIDIETYAALAPGFRPGHDNPIAHLLRNGFEDPHLKAVRTKLTEHRVIPFPRNLEDGLCVSGYLCSEIGLGQAARNIVYACDAARLPVSSRALALPGRENDAEFATKSNPVVDRKAQLVVTGLAATEHYRQDIAPGRLNILFPFWELGRIPREWHAAIRDFDEVWAPSRFVASAFDELSGITLKHVPQPVRLPLHVPAPRSDRATLRFFTYLDFDSYVARKNPQAAVNAFRAAFPSAKRDVELIVKTRGERDEGLRQWLGDMAAQDDRIQIVDHTLDRMGVDALMRGCDAFISLHRSEGFGFGAAEAIAAGKAVVATDYGGTTDFINELTGYPVAYALEPVRHGEYVQTKGQVWATANADAAVEALRMVYASPGDAEARARRGFAFLKEQQSLVVVGRRIAQILWEHGLIQQPTGPDTTVPAGRSS; this is translated from the coding sequence GTGACGATCAAGGATTTTGCGCGAAGGGTCGTTCGCTACGTTCGGCGTGCCGTCCTGTCGCGGCGGCAGCAGATGCAGGGGGTGCTGGGCATCGAATGGGAGCATCGGCATCTTCAGGCATTGGCCGAGCTGGCCGGCGTCTTCGACCCGGAGTGGTATTTGACTGCCCACAAGGATGTCGCCATGAGCGGCATCGATCCGTTCGCGCACTATATGAACCATGGCTGGCGCGAACGGCGGAAGCCGGCGAACGGGATCGATATCGAAACCTATGCCGCTCTGGCTCCTGGGTTCCGGCCGGGCCACGACAATCCGATCGCGCACCTTTTGCGCAACGGCTTCGAGGACCCCCATCTCAAGGCGGTGCGGACGAAGCTCACCGAGCATAGGGTCATCCCCTTCCCGCGAAATCTGGAGGATGGCCTGTGCGTCAGCGGATATCTGTGCTCCGAGATTGGCCTGGGCCAGGCGGCACGTAATATTGTCTATGCCTGCGACGCGGCGCGTCTACCCGTTTCGTCTCGCGCCCTTGCTTTGCCAGGGCGCGAGAACGACGCCGAATTCGCAACCAAGTCCAACCCCGTGGTCGACCGCAAGGCTCAGCTCGTCGTTACCGGTCTGGCGGCCACCGAGCATTATCGCCAGGACATCGCGCCGGGCCGGTTGAACATCCTGTTTCCGTTTTGGGAGCTCGGAAGGATCCCGCGGGAGTGGCATGCCGCGATCCGTGATTTCGACGAGGTGTGGGCGCCTTCGCGCTTCGTGGCGTCCGCCTTCGATGAACTTTCAGGCATAACCCTGAAGCACGTGCCGCAGCCCGTGCGGCTCCCGTTGCATGTGCCGGCACCCCGCTCCGACCGCGCAACGCTGCGCTTCTTCACCTATCTGGACTTTGACTCCTACGTCGCGCGCAAGAACCCTCAAGCCGCGGTTAACGCCTTCCGCGCCGCCTTCCCATCGGCGAAGCGTGATGTCGAGCTCATCGTCAAAACGCGCGGCGAGCGCGATGAAGGGCTGCGGCAGTGGCTTGGCGACATGGCCGCGCAAGACGACCGGATCCAGATTGTGGACCACACGCTTGATCGCATGGGCGTGGATGCGCTGATGAGGGGGTGCGATGCGTTCATCTCGCTCCATCGCTCCGAAGGCTTCGGCTTTGGCGCCGCCGAGGCGATCGCGGCCGGAAAGGCTGTGGTGGCCACCGACTATGGCGGCACGACCGACTTCATCAATGAACTGACCGGATATCCCGTCGCCTATGCCTTGGAGCCGGTTCGCCACGGCGAATATGTGCAGACCAAAGGTCAGGTCTGGGCAACGGCGAACGCCGACGCCGCAGTCGAGGCCTTGCGCATGGTCTACGCTTCGCCCGGGGATGCCGAGGCGCGTGCGCGGCGCGGCTTCGCGTTCCTGAAGGAGCAGCAATCGCTCGTCGTGGTGGGCCGGCGTATTGCGCAAATCCTTTGGGAGCATGGTCTGATCCAGCAACCGACCGGGCCCGACACAACAGTGCCGGCCGGCCGTTCTTCGTAG
- a CDS encoding glycosyltransferase, whose translation MSRREDATLSAGYDSWRQSRLAERMALAGQQRMWNHLITVLIHDAASASRETLSHTLSSLLGQTYRNIEIVVAGVHEIDLPDVDDFTSLRGLFAEPTLDALNVLSDPAHDHLWRGSHLVFAAAGTTFDTDAFALLNRMLSPLRGTPMPDLIVCDHDRRDAGAVPQPCFLPGWDPDLIVSMDYVGTAFMASRKLIFSQRSAERPNSLHGWLRTLASGPLAVGHLTETVMHLPTALPRPSAEPADMRLPRPRSVAIVIPNRDQPKLLKRCVGFVKALENLSPELVIVDHASTDPATLALYAELQEKHGARIVRVHGRFNFSRMVNMGVAAATADVVVLLNNDVEITHPRQLELMVAHAMRPEVGVVGARLLYPDGSVQHAGIVLQPGSHSEHPVLAQHVLRGAPGNADGYLHAMRTVRNYQAVTGAIVASRRTVFHEIGGFDEVCLPVEYNDVDYCLRARLKGFRVIALPTDGIIHRESATRGSEATPEVLRMRIASMRLIAERWREAVDQDPFCNPHVDMGDRPQAGFPWTDRVGNP comes from the coding sequence ATGAGCAGGCGGGAAGACGCCACCCTATCGGCGGGCTACGACAGTTGGCGGCAATCCAGGCTGGCCGAAAGGATGGCGTTGGCCGGCCAGCAGCGCATGTGGAATCACTTGATTACCGTGTTGATCCATGACGCGGCTTCGGCGAGCCGCGAGACCCTGTCGCATACGCTCTCTTCGCTGCTTGGTCAGACCTATCGCAATATCGAGATCGTGGTTGCCGGTGTCCACGAGATCGACTTGCCGGATGTGGACGACTTTACAAGCCTGCGTGGCCTGTTCGCGGAGCCGACGCTCGATGCGCTGAACGTGTTGTCGGATCCGGCGCACGATCATCTGTGGCGCGGCAGTCATTTGGTTTTCGCGGCCGCTGGCACGACGTTCGATACGGATGCCTTCGCTCTCCTGAATCGCATGCTTTCACCGTTGCGCGGGACACCGATGCCGGACCTGATCGTCTGCGATCACGATCGCCGCGATGCCGGGGCGGTCCCGCAGCCTTGTTTTCTGCCAGGCTGGGACCCTGATCTGATTGTTTCAATGGATTATGTCGGCACGGCCTTCATGGCTTCGCGAAAACTCATCTTCTCCCAGCGCTCGGCCGAGCGCCCGAATTCCCTGCACGGTTGGCTCCGCACCCTGGCGAGTGGGCCTCTCGCGGTCGGTCATCTCACCGAGACCGTCATGCATCTTCCCACTGCTTTGCCGCGTCCTTCGGCGGAACCAGCGGATATGCGTCTCCCTCGGCCTCGGTCCGTGGCGATCGTTATTCCCAACCGTGACCAGCCCAAACTGCTGAAGCGTTGCGTGGGGTTTGTGAAAGCCTTGGAGAACCTTTCGCCCGAGCTCGTCATTGTGGATCACGCAAGCACCGACCCGGCTACGCTGGCACTCTACGCGGAACTCCAGGAGAAGCACGGCGCCCGTATCGTCAGGGTCCATGGCCGCTTTAATTTCTCTCGCATGGTCAATATGGGCGTGGCGGCCGCGACCGCGGACGTTGTGGTCCTGTTGAACAATGATGTCGAGATCACACACCCTCGTCAGTTGGAATTGATGGTTGCGCACGCCATGCGCCCCGAAGTCGGTGTCGTCGGAGCCCGCCTGTTGTACCCGGATGGCTCGGTGCAGCATGCGGGCATTGTTCTGCAACCCGGCTCGCACAGCGAGCATCCCGTGCTGGCGCAGCATGTGTTGCGGGGCGCGCCGGGAAATGCGGACGGCTATCTGCATGCCATGCGCACCGTGCGTAATTATCAGGCCGTGACGGGCGCCATCGTCGCCTCGCGGCGAACCGTTTTCCATGAGATCGGCGGGTTTGATGAGGTCTGCCTGCCTGTTGAATACAACGATGTCGACTATTGTCTGCGTGCGCGGCTGAAGGGCTTCAGGGTCATTGCGCTACCGACAGATGGGATCATCCACCGCGAATCCGCGACGCGAGGTTCCGAAGCCACGCCTGAGGTGCTGAGGATGCGTATCGCGAGCATGCGCCTGATAGCGGAGCGTTGGCGCGAGGCCGTGGATCAGGATCCCTTTTGCAATCCGCATGTAGATATGGGCGATCGGCCGCAAGCCGGATTTCCGTGGACTGACAGGGTGGGCAATCCGTGA